ctccccgttccCCAGACCATCTGGATGTAGTTAAGTGCAGGCGTTTcctgtgaggagaggagggggaaggccgCCTCTCCATCCCGCGCAGAGATCCTCGGCTGGCATCTGGCTCCAGAtcctgcctgccaagcatttGGCTGGAGACGCCAGCCCTGGCCCCGCGTACCTCTCCCGTGTTTGTGTCTCCGTGCACCGCAGTCAGCGTGGCTCTTCTCCACGCAGAGGCGACATCTCGGATAAGCAGACGGCGTCTGACCAAAGCGCTGCCTCCAAAAATGTGTCCCAGCTGTCCGTCTTACTTTGGGACAAGCATTTTGCTTTCCCCCATTGGTCAAGAGAAGCCGTCTTGTCTTTCGCGTGCTAGCTCAGAAAATAAGGCGAGATCACACGGGCCTTCAGAGCGTCTCTCAATCTATATTTCACTATGTACAATTCCTCAGAGGCGACCGAGTTCTACCTGCGCAGAGGAGCCACGaccccccccagcagcctcccAACGCACCAAGCGTCTACCCCCCACCAACTTTTTTTCCCATGGGCCCCAGAGGGAGTCTAAGGGACACATTTTGCAGGACCCTCTCTCCATTTCACTCTTCTCCTTACGTCTTCATGCCCTTCTCCATAGGATGCCACCCTCTCACACAACGGAGGAAAGTTTACGGAGCCACCTCCTGGGACTGGGGGTCCCCACTTGGGGCCAGTGCAACCAGGAGTCTGTCCCCCCGAGCTCCCCTACAAGAAAGGGACCCGCCACCCCCTTCCCACTGCTGCCATAAGCAGAGCCACATGGAGACTTAACCACGTGCTCTTCCTCCGTTACAGGATGGGAGGATCTCTGCAGATGAAGGGGGAGGGTCGACCGGGATTTCAAGCCGGGCAGCTTTCTCCTTGCCCTTCACTTTAAACCTCCCTCTGCCACCTGTTCCGTTGGGTTATGTGACCACCACCCTGCTGCaactcacttccctcttctctcCCGCCCTGCACACGCAGCTGCTCCTGCCTTCCACCTGACATGCACAACTTGCATTGCCGAGGGGGTGCTCAgtgcccctttccccctccccagggatgCCCAGGTTGAACCCACGGGACCGGGCTACCGATCAAGACCCCCCTTCTCTGCCGATCATCCCCTTTATCCTTAGCATTCCTGCTGTAACTGCACCGGCGTGTCCCACTACAACACGGATACCGAGGCGGGGCACGGGAgattgggagagggaggagacgAGGGCCCAGGCCTTTCAGCCGAGCTGTCCCTCCGAACCACAGCCCCACGGGGATTCCAGGACCGCCCTCAACAGCTCCTCAACCAACCCGCTGGGATTTCCGGTGGATCGGAGCAGTTCCGCCAGCGCAGCTGCCTGCTGGGTGGTCTCCGGCGATTCCTGGAATGCGTAGGAGGCGCACCGTTGGAGCACGCGGGGCCGGTTCTGCCGTTCGGCCAAGCGGTACACCTCACCAATGGTCCCTGGGCGCAAGAAGCTCCCGCACACGGCCTCGTCCACCAAAGCCTGGAGCTCGGGGAGGAGATACTGTTCCGCAGCCGTCAAAATGTCTTCCGCCAGAGCGAGGGAGAACGGCACGCCCAGCACTGGGCAAGGCTCCCCCCGGCAGCCGTGAAGGAAGTGCATAAGGACAAGGAAGGGCTCCAGCGACAGGCCGTGGAGCGTCACGGTGCTGCGGGACGACTCGGCAAACCCTCCGCCCAGCATGGCCCGGAAGACCTCGGAGGCTTCAGTTACTGCCTTGCGTGAGGCGGGCACCGTGGTGCCTCCGTCCAGCTGGAAGTGCAGGTCAGCCCCACCTCCGTCCACCAGGTGGCGATAGGAACACGGCGGTGGGCGGTCCAGGCGAGGCCGCTTTAAGGCGGGAGAAGAGACCCCGGCGGAAGGCGGGACTTGAGAGGCCAGGAGGAGGGAGAGCGAATCGGCGGTGTAGAAGAGGAAGTGGGGGTCAGGGCCTCGCACCAGGGCAGCCAGCAGGAAGCGCAGGCCAGAGTGGTCCACGAGAAGCTTCCGGCAAAGGGAATCCTTCCTGCAGCAGAAGCAAAGAAGGAACGTCACGCTCTTGACCTTCGGGTCGCTTTGACCTTTTCCTTCCCATCCTGGAGAAATTTCGCCCCAGAAATTCGAGCTGCCCACAAGCACCATTCTCCTCAAATTCCTCCCCCCATTGATGCCTTACATCCCCCCCATgaattcctccaggcccatcattggccattttgggtgggagggagggagggttgacatgatcctatttatcacctgataaacgtttaacaaattttaaaaatatacaaaaaatgaattaactctgaccttttcaggaaaccctggatgagaaagacCGCTCTAGACTAATGGGTCACTCTCAACTATTCAGCAAGTGcagaagaaaagctggcagggtgggtttgcttcctctccccatatccAGTGTGTGGGATGAGCCAaaaccgggggtagtcaaactgcggccctccagatgtccatggactacaattcccaggagcccctgccagcattcgctggcaggggctcctgggaattgtagtccatggacatctggagggctgcaatttgactacccctgagctaaaccaTCTGCTCGCCCTTCCCCAGCGCAGAGCACATCTCTGGCTTGAGTCCTGGGTGAGGGTGCAGCTGCCGCCGCCACAGGCCCTGCCTACAGTTCCCGCTTGGGCTCCCCCTGCTGGTCCTGGGAGGAGAAGAGCCATCAATTGGACTCACCTGCAGATGAGGGGGAGGGCGAGAGCGCAGGCCACCTGGTCCGCCTCGGAGCCCGACAGCAGCAGGTGGTTGAGGACTCCCACGCCAAAGGGGGACTCGGCTTGCACACGCAGGTTCATCAGCAGCGTCTCACCTGgcaaaggcagggaggaagggcaggaagtcAAACGGCCGCAATGGCCACTcagcacgcatgcacacacgtgCACACGTACATGCACACACCCAGAACTTTCTGTTCAAAGGAGCTGGAGGCCCCAGGATGCATCTCATGGATGCTCCAGATCTGCCAGAAGAAGTCTGCCCTGTGACCCACCCAGGAAAGGAAAGGCTCCCTCGGATCTGGACGCACCCTTGCCCAGCTGAAATCAGTGACACCCATCTGAGCATCCCCGAACAAGATGAGCTCCGCTGCCGCAAGCATCTTGTGGCCGCCAACTGCAGGCAATGCAAATGCATCAGAGGTAGCGCGCCTGAGTGCCCAAAAGCCTCGACTGTGAGGGCCTTCCTTGCCTTGAAGGGGTGACCAAGAGATTTGGCCGCCTTGAACACAAGCGAGAATCCCCCTATCTTGGACTGGGGAGGGGAACAGCTTTGGGCTTGTGATTTAGTTTGGTTTTAGCTTGTTTTCAGCTATTCTTGTTAAGCCACACGGAGCGAGAAAGgcaggcaggatataaacattgAAAAAGAggacgagagagagagacagagcgaGTGAGGAAGAACACTCACCGAGCTCCTTGAATCGGCCAGCATCGTGGTGCTCCACCTCGGGGTTCCCCGGGCCCTCCTCTCCCTGTtctgtggtggcggcagcagcggcagcttgCTCTGGCGACACGCCCAGCACCAGCCAGGCCCGGATGAGCGAGGCCCCGAAGGAGCGGACAAAGGCCTCCAGGCAGGCCGGGTTGCAGGTGAGGCGGTGCAGCAGACGCAGGCAGCGGGACGAAGGGGCGGGGCTCCCTGTGACGTACCGGAGCAGCCCTCGCAACGCCGTCGGCGTCACCAAGCTGCGGCTGGGATCCTCGGCTTGCGAAAAACGCGAGAGCAGCAGCAGAGCCGGGGCCTCCGGGGCGTGCAGCTCCCTGTCGCCGccgtgtggagaggaagagagaggcagcGCCAAGGAGAGCAGCGGGGATGGGGCTTCCCCGACGGGGCGGGAGGCCTGAGGGGGCGTGGCCTGCTCGGAGGCCAAACGAAACCGGGTGCGTCGCTTCCAGCAGAAGGTAGGCGGCCTGGATTCCTCGGGGGAACCCGGGAAGATCGGAAGGGGCAGCTTTTTGGGCCCCGGACATGCCTCGCTGGCAGTTGGGGATTTGGCAGGAAAGCCAGGCGACGGCTGGTTTGGGTCACCCTTGCGCAGAGGGGAGAGAACTGCACGTGGGCTCTGGGCCTCCGGCTCGTTCTCAGCTGTGACGCATGCAATCGGAGCTGACTGCGCTGCTTCCTCGCTGGCTTTTTCAGCGTTTGTTGGCGACGCCGTAATCCGACACTCCTGCTGCTTCTCGGCCCCGACCGCTTTGTGCTCCTCAGCTGCCGGCCAATCCCCCGTCTCTCGGAAGGGTGACGGTGCTGAATGGAGGCCCCCTCTTTCTTCTGGGACGGGCAAAGTGGCCACAGGGAGGGTCTCTTCCAGATGTGCTCCATCTGCCTCTGCTTCCGTGGAAGAGCTTGGCTGCTCTACAAGCATCAAATCCAGCAACGGGCAGTTCAAGAAGTCCGGGGATTCCGACCTGGACTGGGTGCTGACCCCTGGTGTGCCGTGGCAGGGCCCCGGGGGTTCATCTTGCAGCTCCTGGTTGGGGCTGATGCATCTTTGGGCGTCCAGTTCAGAAAGGGTGGTGTCCGGGGACCACTGGGGGGACAGGTCTCCGGGACTGGCAATGTAGCCTTCGGAAAGCAGCCAGGACCTGCAGGAGATTGGGGGAGGTAGGGAGCGAGAAGACAAGGGAATAAGGGAAACCATAGAGCGGGTAGGGGACAGAGGAACCTAGGCTGAAAGCTTGCTCACGCTGCCCTCTGTTGGCCAGAATTCAGAAGTGCATCAGGAAAGTCGCCACCTGGGGATTGCAAGCATCGGCTGCCACTCACGCACAGTCCTTTTTGGCATGAAGCCTTAAAGCCGGTGGTTGCAGTGAATACAGGGCTTCTCCCTGTGGCTGCCTCAGGACCCACTGCGTGTGCCGGAAGGCTCAGGGGGCACCGGGAAAGGACTGTACGGCCAACCTGGATAGGAGATAGCATTCCCACCTGCCTCCTACCCTTATTCCAACCTCCCCCTCTTAATTTCCTTTGCTGTTGTCTCCTCTCCCCTGCCTGGCACAAATCCCCACTGACCTGAACACTAAAATAGGCAATGCAGGAGATCCTTTGCAATCCAGGAATGGATTTTGATGCTCAgggcaaaaaataaattaaaaggcatTTCCTCGGTGCACAAAGAGTCCAGGGCTCAACCCCTTCTGCGACCCGGTCAGCAAACCCTGAACAaaactgccctcccctctccccgcaGCAAAAGTGAGTGCTCACCTAAGACTCTGGAAACTGGAGGACTCGGCTCCCGACGCAGCCTGCTCCCCACGGCGCCCCTCTGTGGGGAAGTCAAACGAGGCGGCGTCTCTCTCGTCCTCCGGCTCCTCGGCCTCTCCGTCGGCCTCCTCTTGCTCCCGGCCTCCCCACTGGCCCTGGGCGGCCAGCCTTCCCACCAGCAAAGGCACCAGCCCTCTGGCCTGCAGGATCTCCAGGGCCTCTTCGTCGTACAGGAAAGCCACAAACGCCACCACCACGCGGGCGTGGAAGGAGCTGTGGCTCCGGTCCCGCAACAGGGCGAGCAGCAGCTCCAGGCCGCCAGCTTCGCGGATCCGGCTCCTGTTGACCGCCTCCCGGCACAGCAGGCAGAGGGCTCTCACCAGCGAGTGCATGGAAGGCCCAGGAGCTCCGGAGCCCCGACGCCTTTGGATCTCCGTCACCATCACTTCCACCCCGCCGGCGTTGCCCACGGCCGGCCGCAGCATCCCCTGCACGCAGAGGTTGGCCAGGGCCCACAGGGCCGACTCCCGTACCGCCGGCTTCTCGTGGCTCGTCAGCGTCACCAGGGGCGCCACCCCGCCCCCTAGGCTCAGCTGCTCAGCGCAGTCGCGGCTGCAGCCCTTGGTCAGCTCCAGGAGGGCCCGCACGGCCGCGGCCACCAGGGCGGCGTCATCGGGGGAGGATGTCAGGCGCTCGGCAATGGGGCGCACCGCCCCCTGCTGGGCCAGTGCGAGGCGGTGGGCGGGGCTGTCGGCCAGGTACCGCAGTGCTCGGATCACGCTCTGCAAACACTCGCTGTCCTGGGAGGTGGTGAGGATCTGGATCAGCGGGGGCACCGCTCCTGCAGGgaggcatgggaggggggaatgaagagAGGCCAAAGGAGAACCAGTCAGGGATCCCATTTACAGGCTCTCCTCTCCCTCGTTCCATAGACTGTTCAGAAGCTTCTCAGCCCACCTGCcacatctccctctcccttcttcccaaacTGGGCCTCCTTAACACTTGAAAGCTAGATCATTTTCCAGCATGATGCATCCCACCCGCCGCAAAACTAAGCCCCCTTTTGCTTGGGGCCGCTTCACAGGTTACAAAAGCGAGCACACCACAAATCCCAGCCATTTACACAGGCCCTGCCTTCACAGAGTAAGGTCCCACTGCCAGAGCACTTCGTACAGACAGAGAGGACCCCAAACCCCTCGGAGCCCTGCCCCGGGATCCTGCCGCCACTCCCAGTCCAGAATCCCACCCCTCGGTCAACCTGCTTCGTGGATGGCCTGGCAGTTCTCCGTGTCCATAGCCAAGTTGCCGAGGGCCCGAGCGGTCCGATTCTGGATGCTTTCCACGGCGAGAGACTTCAGGACGGTAACTGCAAGgatgaaagggaggggaagggaagagagaatcCTGTTATAAAACCCAAGAGAACTTCTTCTCAGACCTCCCTGCGGACGGCAACATTCTGCGCCCGTGATTTGAGCTGGCGAGAAGGACGGGAAATAGATTTAAAGCTCTAGAATTTtgatcctttaaagcagtggttctcaacctgggggttgggactcctttgagggggtcatggcagggcaagcagcttggccagggggtgccatccacacagcagccttgcggggtagatcgagagagagcgttcgtctggggcagtggaaaagagcgagatcggcatggtgggacaagaggcagagctgaactgagaaacccccgagaaaaaaacaatttatatacaatcgtgatcaatggatcttcacgccattggtcagtttcagtttaatttctgtgaaagaacacggctggggaactgtattaaagggtcgcagcattaggaaggttgagaaccactgctttaaagtcttAATTTTTCTGTTCACTTTCACAATATCTTTTAAGCTCGCTTTTCGTCATACCTATAAACCCAGAAGGCAGCTTTCCCCATTCAGCCTGGCCTGTCTTATACCGACTTTAAACGTTCTGAGCCAAGCAGCAAGCCCAGTCTGGCATTCTGAGTGTGCTACGGAGACCATTCCAGAAGGCAGCCGCtttgttctccaggagaacagttAGGTTTGAAAATCTAAACAAGTTAGGAGCAACTTCGAGCCCAACAAGGTTTCAAGAAGAGATCTCCGACTCTCAGTAGCTggcctctaagatgctactggagtcATATCTACCTGGCATTTCCAGCAAGCGGCCTATACCATCGCTCTGGAGTCATATcagcaatcggggggggggggagtattgttTTACAGTTATTTTATAC
The Paroedura picta isolate Pp20150507F chromosome 16, Ppicta_v3.0, whole genome shotgun sequence genome window above contains:
- the ARMC5 gene encoding armadillo repeat-containing protein 5, translated to MAAAPAAGGGGGGPGGSLGYCLAQLQKGTEPGLGRALLALRTQHVKEAGGIARFRSRGGLKPLLGVLASAPRPRRTLDLALSILGNCCTEGGSRTQVRELGGIPPLVTVLKSLAVESIQNRTARALGNLAMDTENCQAIHEAGAVPPLIQILTTSQDSECLQSVIRALRYLADSPAHRLALAQQGAVRPIAERLTSSPDDAALVAAAVRALLELTKGCSRDCAEQLSLGGGVAPLVTLTSHEKPAVRESALWALANLCVQGMLRPAVGNAGGVEVMVTEIQRRRGSGAPGPSMHSLVRALCLLCREAVNRSRIREAGGLELLLALLRDRSHSSFHARVVVAFVAFLYDEEALEILQARGLVPLLVGRLAAQGQWGGREQEEADGEAEEPEDERDAASFDFPTEGRRGEQAASGAESSSFQSLRSWLLSEGYIASPGDLSPQWSPDTTLSELDAQRCISPNQELQDEPPGPCHGTPGVSTQSRSESPDFLNCPLLDLMLVEQPSSSTEAEADGAHLEETLPVATLPVPEERGGLHSAPSPFRETGDWPAAEEHKAVGAEKQQECRITASPTNAEKASEEAAQSAPIACVTAENEPEAQSPRAVLSPLRKGDPNQPSPGFPAKSPTASEACPGPKKLPLPIFPGSPEESRPPTFCWKRRTRFRLASEQATPPQASRPVGEAPSPLLSLALPLSSSPHGGDRELHAPEAPALLLLSRFSQAEDPSRSLVTPTALRGLLRYVTGSPAPSSRCLRLLHRLTCNPACLEAFVRSFGASLIRAWLVLGVSPEQAAAAAATTEQGEEGPGNPEVEHHDAGRFKELGETLLMNLRVQAESPFGVGVLNHLLLSGSEADQVACALALPLICRKDSLCRKLLVDHSGLRFLLAALVRGPDPHFLFYTADSLSLLLASQVPPSAGVSSPALKRPRLDRPPPCSYRHLVDGGGADLHFQLDGGTTVPASRKAVTEASEVFRAMLGGGFAESSRSTVTLHGLSLEPFLVLMHFLHGCRGEPCPVLGVPFSLALAEDILTAAEQYLLPELQALVDEAVCGSFLRPGTIGEVYRLAERQNRPRVLQRCASYAFQESPETTQQAAALAELLRSTGNPSGLVEELLRAVLESPWGCGSEGQLG